The following proteins are co-located in the Gordonia polyisoprenivorans genome:
- a CDS encoding ABC transporter ATP-binding protein, whose amino-acid sequence MTATPRRPQVDPPASGPEVPEADSPDDGGRGWVRRLTTECLQYRRLVAVTLSVTLVAVGVDLVAPLLARAALDRATGIPGSWTIPTIVIAMIGLAIVRYFCQFGRRLTAGQLSISVQNALRLKLLRTLLHLDGATQTDIRTGQVVSRSISDLQIVQGLLAMVPLSAGAAVQVVIALGIMLYLSPLLTVISLAILPMVAVVVLTTRRRLFAATWSAQQAAADVAQHVEETVTGVRVVKGFGQETRAVDELVELGRDLFAKRLRAGKINSYFTPTMSAIPQLGLVAVIGVGGYLTLNGSITAGTFLAFATYVTTMTTLARLLTNVVVSGQLARAAVERVYDVVDAPTDPDDANTAGLPDGPLGLELSGVVFGHDDRTVLDGIDLQIAPGECVAVVGPPGSGKSTLADLVSRHRRPDRGTIALMSGPDSSTRHPLSELSADALHSAVGVVFDEPFLYSDTIATNITLGDRPKQSPTPGSGPVAPRLLAAARDADALDFITALPDGFDTVVGERGLTLSGGQRQRAALARALYADPRLLVLDDATSAVDASTESRILHRLRDRSTDRPTMLVLAHRRSTLMLADRVAVLDEGRIVDVGTVAELEERSPRFRALMSPIQSVADDAAATLTPTPPHHTGDLWPADAPAPEEDSTRTASAPPAGGTGGRGGRGAGIAGALGAMPATPALLASVARLRPADEDPRVDVDAMRVENPHFSLWQILAPVRWLLALAIVAIGVDTLTGLVFPSLARTVIDAATHTDERTLLIATGIGVGTVVLGWFAAAGMTLYSTRAGERVLFGLRVRSYAHLQRLGLDYYERELSGRIMTRMTTDVDALSTFLQTGLSTAIVAVLTLVGVTVAMLFTDLELGALILPVLPVLIVATVVFRRIASRAYTRSRELVSAVNADFQENIAGIKTTQAYRNTAPATRRFTGLTLDWVRARMTSQRAISVYFPFITLCSDLATAATIAVGAHQITTGALSAGTLVAFILYLSLLFGPVQQLSQVFDGYQQAVVGLRRIADLLRTETTVAERSDAIDPGSARFTGDARLDDVAFRYSGATVDALGGIDLHIPAGTSLALVGRTGAGKSTIVKLLARFYDPTDGVVRMDGTDIRRFTLRGYRRHIGIVPQEPHLFTGTVADNIAYGRPEADHEQIAAAAAAVGATTMIAGLPGGMRHPIGERGAGLSSGQRQLIALARAELVEPDLLLLDEATATLDQATEAMVLAAGDAVTRSRTSVIVAHRLATAARADVIAVVDGGRIVEMGTHEDLLALGGRYRAFWDAGVDPDADGIEPADELIR is encoded by the coding sequence GTGACCGCCACGCCCCGCCGGCCCCAGGTCGATCCACCCGCCTCCGGGCCGGAGGTTCCCGAGGCCGACTCACCGGACGACGGTGGACGCGGCTGGGTGCGCCGTCTGACCACCGAATGCCTGCAGTATCGCCGGCTCGTGGCGGTGACCCTGTCGGTCACCCTGGTGGCGGTCGGCGTCGACCTGGTCGCGCCACTGCTCGCGCGCGCGGCCCTCGACCGCGCCACCGGCATCCCCGGTTCGTGGACCATCCCGACGATCGTGATCGCGATGATCGGACTCGCGATCGTGCGGTATTTCTGTCAGTTCGGTCGCCGGCTGACCGCGGGTCAGCTGTCGATCTCGGTGCAGAATGCGTTGCGGCTCAAGCTCTTACGTACCTTACTGCATCTCGACGGCGCCACCCAGACCGACATCCGTACCGGCCAGGTCGTTTCGCGGTCGATCTCGGATCTGCAGATCGTGCAGGGACTGCTCGCGATGGTGCCGCTCTCCGCCGGCGCCGCGGTCCAGGTGGTAATCGCGCTGGGCATCATGCTCTACCTCTCGCCGCTGCTCACCGTGATCTCGCTGGCGATCCTGCCGATGGTGGCCGTGGTCGTGCTGACCACCCGCAGACGGTTGTTCGCGGCCACCTGGTCCGCCCAGCAGGCCGCCGCCGATGTGGCACAACACGTCGAGGAGACGGTCACCGGTGTCCGCGTTGTCAAGGGATTCGGACAGGAGACCCGCGCCGTCGACGAACTCGTCGAACTCGGACGCGATCTCTTCGCCAAGCGGTTGCGTGCGGGCAAGATCAACTCGTATTTCACCCCGACCATGTCGGCGATCCCGCAACTCGGCCTGGTCGCGGTCATCGGTGTCGGTGGCTACCTCACCCTGAACGGGTCGATCACCGCGGGCACCTTCCTCGCGTTCGCGACCTACGTCACGACCATGACCACCCTCGCGCGACTGCTGACCAACGTAGTGGTCAGCGGTCAACTCGCCCGCGCCGCGGTGGAGCGGGTCTACGACGTCGTCGACGCACCCACCGACCCCGACGATGCGAACACCGCCGGTCTGCCCGACGGCCCGCTGGGACTGGAGTTGTCCGGTGTGGTGTTCGGCCACGACGACCGCACCGTCCTCGACGGCATCGATCTGCAGATCGCGCCCGGCGAATGCGTCGCCGTCGTCGGTCCGCCCGGATCGGGCAAGTCGACCCTCGCCGATCTCGTCAGTCGCCACCGACGCCCCGACCGCGGGACCATCGCGCTGATGTCCGGACCGGACTCCTCGACGCGTCATCCGCTCTCCGAGCTGTCCGCGGATGCCCTGCACTCGGCGGTGGGCGTCGTCTTCGACGAGCCGTTCCTGTACTCGGACACCATTGCCACCAACATCACCCTCGGCGATCGTCCCAAGCAGTCCCCGACCCCAGGTTCGGGACCGGTGGCGCCGCGCCTGCTCGCCGCCGCCCGGGACGCCGACGCCCTCGACTTCATCACCGCACTGCCCGACGGATTCGACACCGTCGTCGGCGAGCGCGGCCTCACCCTGTCTGGCGGTCAACGACAGCGGGCGGCCCTGGCACGTGCGCTCTACGCCGACCCCCGGTTGCTCGTCCTCGATGATGCGACCTCGGCGGTCGACGCCTCCACCGAGTCGCGCATCCTGCACCGTCTGCGCGACCGCTCCACCGACCGGCCCACCATGCTGGTGCTCGCGCACCGGCGGTCGACCCTCATGCTCGCCGACCGCGTCGCCGTCCTCGACGAGGGCCGGATCGTCGACGTGGGCACCGTCGCCGAGCTCGAAGAGCGCAGCCCGCGTTTCCGTGCGCTGATGTCGCCGATCCAGTCCGTCGCCGACGACGCCGCCGCAACACTCACCCCGACGCCGCCGCACCACACCGGGGACTTGTGGCCCGCCGATGCGCCTGCGCCGGAAGAGGATTCGACCCGCACCGCGAGCGCCCCGCCGGCCGGTGGAACCGGGGGCCGTGGCGGTCGGGGCGCGGGGATCGCCGGCGCATTGGGTGCCATGCCCGCCACCCCGGCGCTGCTTGCGTCCGTCGCACGATTGCGGCCCGCCGACGAGGATCCGCGGGTCGACGTCGACGCGATGCGGGTGGAGAATCCGCATTTCTCCCTGTGGCAGATCCTGGCGCCGGTGCGCTGGCTGCTGGCGCTGGCCATCGTGGCGATCGGCGTGGACACCCTCACCGGGCTGGTCTTCCCGTCGTTGGCGCGCACCGTCATCGACGCGGCCACCCACACCGACGAACGCACCCTGCTCATCGCGACCGGTATCGGCGTGGGCACCGTCGTGCTCGGCTGGTTCGCCGCCGCGGGCATGACGCTGTACTCGACCCGCGCGGGTGAACGAGTGCTGTTCGGCTTGCGTGTGCGCAGCTACGCGCACCTGCAGCGGCTCGGCCTCGACTACTACGAGCGCGAGTTGTCCGGGCGCATCATGACGCGGATGACCACCGACGTCGATGCCCTCTCGACGTTTTTGCAGACCGGCCTGTCGACCGCGATCGTGGCGGTGCTGACGCTGGTCGGGGTCACCGTGGCGATGCTGTTCACCGACCTCGAACTCGGGGCGCTGATCCTGCCGGTGCTGCCGGTCCTGATCGTGGCGACCGTGGTCTTCCGCCGGATCGCCTCGCGCGCCTACACGCGCTCCCGGGAACTGGTCAGTGCGGTCAACGCCGACTTCCAGGAGAACATCGCCGGCATCAAGACCACCCAGGCCTACCGCAACACCGCCCCGGCCACCCGCCGCTTCACCGGGCTGACGTTGGACTGGGTACGCGCGCGAATGACCTCGCAGCGGGCGATCTCGGTCTACTTCCCGTTCATCACGTTGTGCAGCGATCTGGCGACCGCGGCGACGATCGCGGTCGGCGCGCACCAGATCACGACGGGCGCGTTGTCGGCGGGCACCCTGGTCGCCTTCATCCTCTACCTGTCGCTGTTGTTCGGTCCCGTACAACAACTTTCACAGGTGTTCGACGGTTATCAGCAGGCGGTCGTCGGCCTCCGGCGTATCGCCGACCTCTTGCGTACCGAGACGACCGTCGCCGAACGCAGCGATGCGATCGATCCCGGGAGTGCTCGATTCACCGGTGACGCGCGCCTCGACGACGTCGCATTCCGCTATTCGGGGGCGACCGTCGACGCGCTCGGCGGCATCGATCTACACATCCCCGCCGGTACCTCCCTGGCACTGGTGGGCCGCACCGGCGCCGGCAAGTCGACGATTGTGAAGCTGCTCGCCCGCTTCTACGACCCCACCGACGGCGTGGTGCGGATGGACGGCACCGACATCCGCCGGTTCACGCTGCGCGGCTATCGCCGCCACATCGGCATCGTGCCGCAGGAACCGCACCTGTTCACCGGCACCGTCGCCGACAACATCGCCTACGGGCGACCCGAGGCCGACCACGAACAGATCGCCGCGGCCGCCGCGGCGGTCGGCGCGACGACGATGATCGCCGGCCTGCCGGGCGGCATGCGTCACCCGATCGGCGAGCGCGGGGCCGGATTGTCGTCGGGGCAGCGCCAGCTCATCGCGCTCGCGCGGGCCGAGCTCGTCGAACCCGACCTGCTCCTGCTCGACGAGGCGACAGCCACCCTCGACCAGGCGACCGAGGCGATGGTGCTCGCCGCCGGTGACGCGGTGACCCGCAGCCGGACGTCGGTGATCGTCGCCCACCGCCTCGCGACCGCGGCACGCGCCGATGTGATCGCGGTGGTCGACGGCGGACGGATCGTGGAGATGGGAACACACGAGGATCTACTCGCGTTGGGCGGTAGGTACCGCGCGTTCTGGGATGCCGGTGTCGACCCGGACGCCGACGGTATCGAACCTGCCGACGAACTCATCCGCTGA
- a CDS encoding flavin-containing monooxygenase, translated as MTTHDVEIAIVGAGFSGLGAAIKLAQRGIDDYVILDRGSDFGGTWRDNTYPGAACDVASNLYSYSFAPNPEWSRSYSHQPEIHRYINAVADEHGVRAKARFGTEVTEARWDEATAHWIVSTVTDGDENTYRARHLIGAVGPLCEPNLPDIDGIDSFGGTIMHSARWDDSVDFGGKRVAVIGTGASAIQIVPELAKVAGHLDVYQRTAPWIVPRTERPYTPVEHWAFKHIPAVQIASRAGIYTFNEFIAFGMTYSPKALKPVEMLARANIFRGIRDPQLRKAVTPDFQIGCKRILRSNTWYPALDRANVDLVTDPISRVTETGIVTADGTAHDIDILVVATGFHVTDSPVFSHIVGVGGRSLANVWDEIGMQGYKGSFVHGFPNMMLMIGPSTGLGHTSMVYMIESQLNYLVDYIATVRAREATRVEVTEAAQRRYNAGIAHKLRNSVWVNGGCASWYKDVHGNITTLWPGFTFDFRRETRKFDVAAYDIDRAASAVPAQPTSAPTAGVGA; from the coding sequence ATGACAACGCATGATGTAGAGATCGCCATCGTCGGGGCCGGGTTCTCCGGCCTCGGCGCGGCCATCAAGCTCGCGCAGCGCGGCATCGACGATTACGTCATCCTCGACCGCGGCAGCGACTTCGGCGGGACCTGGCGCGACAACACCTACCCCGGCGCCGCCTGCGACGTCGCGTCGAACCTGTACTCGTATTCGTTCGCACCGAATCCCGAGTGGTCGCGCTCCTACTCCCATCAGCCGGAGATCCACCGCTACATCAACGCCGTCGCCGACGAGCACGGAGTGCGCGCGAAGGCACGGTTCGGCACCGAGGTCACCGAGGCCCGCTGGGACGAGGCCACCGCCCACTGGATCGTCTCGACGGTCACCGATGGCGATGAGAACACTTATCGCGCACGTCATCTCATCGGTGCGGTCGGCCCGCTGTGCGAGCCGAACCTCCCCGACATCGACGGCATCGACTCGTTCGGCGGCACCATCATGCACTCGGCGCGCTGGGACGACTCGGTGGACTTCGGCGGCAAGCGCGTCGCGGTGATCGGCACCGGTGCTTCGGCAATCCAGATCGTTCCCGAACTGGCCAAGGTCGCCGGACATCTCGACGTCTACCAGCGCACCGCACCGTGGATCGTTCCCCGCACCGAGCGGCCCTACACCCCGGTCGAGCACTGGGCGTTCAAGCACATCCCCGCTGTCCAGATCGCCTCACGGGCCGGGATCTACACCTTCAACGAGTTCATCGCCTTCGGCATGACGTATTCGCCGAAGGCACTCAAGCCGGTCGAGATGCTGGCCCGCGCCAACATCTTCCGCGGCATCCGCGACCCGCAACTGCGCAAGGCCGTCACCCCCGACTTCCAGATCGGCTGCAAGCGCATCCTGCGATCCAACACCTGGTATCCCGCGCTCGACCGCGCGAACGTCGATCTGGTCACCGATCCGATCTCGCGGGTCACCGAGACCGGCATCGTCACCGCCGACGGGACGGCCCATGACATCGACATCCTGGTGGTGGCCACCGGCTTTCACGTCACCGACTCCCCCGTGTTCTCCCACATCGTCGGCGTCGGCGGCCGCAGCCTGGCGAACGTTTGGGACGAGATCGGAATGCAAGGTTACAAGGGCTCATTCGTCCACGGTTTCCCGAACATGATGCTGATGATCGGTCCGTCGACCGGTCTGGGCCACACCTCGATGGTGTACATGATCGAGTCCCAGCTGAACTACCTGGTCGACTACATCGCCACCGTGCGCGCCCGCGAGGCGACGCGCGTGGAGGTGACCGAGGCCGCACAGCGCCGCTACAACGCCGGCATCGCCCACAAGCTCCGCAACAGCGTCTGGGTCAACGGCGGATGCGCCTCCTGGTACAAGGACGTGCACGGCAACATCACCACACTGTGGCCGGGATTCACCTTCGACTTCCGGCGCGAGACAAGGAAATTCGACGTCGCCGCCTACGACATCGATCGCGCTGCGAGCGCCGTGCCCGCGCAACCCACCTCCGCTCCCACCGCCGGCGTCGGCGCCTGA
- a CDS encoding SDR family NAD(P)-dependent oxidoreductase: protein MKDFRDKVVVVTGAGSGMGRDLAVKLSRLGAKLAISDVNPDGLAVTERLITEAGGEVHSQILNVAEREAVLDYAETVVAHYGRVNVIFNNAGIAHHGEIERTEFKDIERVVDVDFWGVVNGTKAFLPHIIASGDGHIVNTSSLFGLLSEPGQAAYNAAKFAVRGFTEALNQEMIVAKHPVKVSCVHPGGIKTAIARNATVSGDHDATATANFFDRYLARMTSEDAADVIINGVRKNKTRILVGADAKFLDLWVRVVASKYQWVMAKGTALALTRAK from the coding sequence ATGAAGGACTTTCGCGACAAGGTCGTCGTCGTCACCGGCGCGGGCTCGGGTATGGGCCGCGACCTCGCGGTCAAGCTCTCCCGTCTCGGCGCGAAACTGGCCATCTCCGATGTGAATCCGGACGGGCTCGCGGTCACCGAGCGACTGATCACCGAGGCCGGCGGCGAGGTGCACTCGCAGATCCTCAACGTCGCCGAGCGCGAGGCGGTCCTCGACTACGCCGAGACCGTCGTCGCCCACTACGGCCGGGTCAACGTCATCTTCAACAACGCCGGGATCGCCCACCACGGCGAGATCGAACGCACCGAGTTCAAGGACATCGAGCGCGTCGTCGACGTCGACTTCTGGGGAGTGGTCAACGGCACCAAGGCTTTCCTGCCGCACATCATCGCCTCCGGTGACGGCCACATCGTCAACACCTCATCGCTGTTCGGCCTCCTCTCCGAGCCCGGTCAGGCCGCGTACAACGCCGCGAAGTTCGCCGTCCGGGGATTCACCGAGGCGCTGAACCAGGAGATGATCGTCGCCAAGCACCCGGTCAAGGTGTCGTGTGTGCACCCGGGCGGCATCAAGACCGCGATCGCCCGCAACGCGACCGTCTCCGGCGATCACGACGCCACCGCGACAGCCAACTTCTTCGATCGTTACCTCGCCCGCATGACCTCCGAGGACGCCGCCGACGTCATCATCAACGGCGTGCGCAAGAACAAGACGCGCATCCTGGTCGGCGCCGACGCCAAGTTCCTCGACCTGTGGGTACGAGTGGTCGCCTCGAAGTACCAGTGGGTCATGGCCAAGGGCACCGCACTGGCACTGACCCGGGCCAAGTAG
- a CDS encoding TetR/AcrR family transcriptional regulator: protein MYPVSTSKTRASSRRTRMSPEARRDQLIALGLEMVGNRPLEQVSIDAIAEVAGVSRALLFHYFESKQDFHVAIARAQAQEMLDCTEPDDSLGDPLRVLGASMSAYVDYVTENRSAYMALIRGSASADPAMREVFDHTRSVMAGRVLEHAPALGIEPTPVVQMTVHGWIAFVEQTTISWLTDPVITREELLSVISSALPALATVVGAAVPTG from the coding sequence ATGTACCCCGTGAGCACCTCGAAGACCCGCGCCTCGAGCCGTCGGACCCGGATGAGTCCGGAGGCGCGACGCGACCAGTTGATCGCCCTCGGTCTCGAGATGGTCGGCAACCGACCGCTCGAGCAGGTGTCCATCGACGCCATCGCCGAGGTGGCCGGGGTGTCGCGCGCCCTGTTGTTCCACTACTTCGAATCCAAACAGGACTTTCACGTCGCGATCGCACGCGCCCAGGCGCAGGAGATGCTCGACTGCACCGAACCCGACGACTCGCTCGGGGACCCGCTGCGGGTCCTCGGTGCGTCGATGTCGGCGTACGTCGACTACGTGACCGAGAACCGCAGTGCGTACATGGCCCTGATCCGCGGATCGGCCAGCGCAGACCCCGCGATGCGGGAGGTCTTCGACCATACCCGCTCGGTGATGGCCGGGCGGGTTCTCGAGCACGCGCCCGCCCTGGGGATCGAACCGACCCCGGTGGTCCAGATGACCGTGCACGGCTGGATCGCTTTCGTCGAACAGACCACGATCTCGTGGCTGACCGACCCGGTGATCACCCGCGAGGAGCTGTTGTCGGTGATCAGCTCGGCCTTGCCGGCCCTGGCCACGGTTGTCGGCGCGGCGGTACCCACGGGGTGA
- a CDS encoding multifunctional oxoglutarate decarboxylase/oxoglutarate dehydrogenase thiamine pyrophosphate-binding subunit/dihydrolipoyllysine-residue succinyltransferase subunit, whose translation MYQQYQKDPNSVDPSWHDLLKNYTPNGGDTGASGSSNGSGARAASANGSASTNGSASTPSTSGPTTSSAAKPSPAKATSTDSQPAPQRKQGVTLDQGPEPRTTTRKTPAREASATKAASGRSVASRDGSSQSQKDRPAKEPVAKPAASAPAATEDETKVLRGPAAAIAKNMAASLQIPTATSVRAVPAKMMIDNRIVINNHLARTRGGKISFTHILGYAIVQAIKSFPNMNRHFAEVDGKPNVVTPAHTNLGLAIDLVGKDGNRTLVVAAIKKCETMGFAEFYTGYQDIVRRARDGKLGAEDFAGVTVSLTNPGTIGTVHSVPRLMKGQGAIIGAGAMEYPAEFQGASDEQIAELGVGKLMTLTSTYDHRIIQGAESGDFLRRIHELLLDDAFYDEIFTAFHIPYEPIRWRRDIPAGAVDKNTRVLELIAAYRNRGHLMADIDPLMMDSDARTSHPDLDILTYGLTLWDLDRTFNVGGFHGQQKMKLRDVLSILRDAYCRHVGVEYTHILEPDQQRWLQERVEIKHVKPPVAEQKYILSKLNAAEAFETFLQTKYVGQKRFSLEGAESVIPMMDAVIDQSAEHGLGEVVIGMPHRGRLNVLANIVGKPYSKIFTEFEGNLNPSQAHGSGDVKYHLGAEGKYYQMFGDNEINVSLTANPSHLEAVDPVLEGLVRAKQDLLDEDQQFSILPLMLHGDAAFAGQGVVPETLNLAMLPGYRTGGTVHIVVNNQVGFTTAPEHSRSSEYCTDVAKMIGAPIFHVNGDDPEACVWAAKLAVDYRETYHKDVVIDLVCFRRRGHNEGDDPSMTQPAMYDVIDTKRGVRKSYTEALIGRGDISTKEAEDALRDYQGQLERVFNEVKELEKFRPEPSESVEDDQPLPQKLVTAVDKSVLAEIGDAFFNVPEGFDPHPRVKPVLKRRHEMSTEGGIDWAFAELLAFGSLVIEGRTVRLSGQDSRRGTFTQRHSVLIDRENGSEYTPLNHLTPRDGDSLGRFMVYDSPLSEFAVVGFEYGYSVGNPDALVLWEAQFGDFVNGAQSIIDEFISSGEAKWGQRSDVVLLLPHGHEGQGPDHTSGRIERFLQLCAEGSMTVALPSTPASYFHLLRRHVLDGISRPLIVFTPKSMLRNKAAVSPVEDFTEDKFRSVIDDPHFAAKGSDADRDKVKRVLLVSGKLYYELAARREKDERDDIAIVRVEQLYPVPHRRLRDTLERYPNAEDFAWVQEEPANQGPWPFLGLWLPELLPDLLKGLRRLSRRPMSAPSSGSSKVHAVEQAEIIDGAFA comes from the coding sequence ATGTACCAGCAGTATCAGAAGGATCCGAACTCGGTGGACCCGAGTTGGCACGACCTTCTGAAGAACTACACACCGAACGGTGGCGACACCGGTGCGAGCGGGTCGTCAAACGGGTCGGGTGCCCGCGCCGCATCCGCGAACGGCTCCGCATCCACCAACGGCTCGGCGTCCACCCCGAGCACCTCCGGCCCCACCACTTCCAGCGCGGCCAAGCCCAGCCCCGCCAAGGCCACGTCGACCGACTCCCAGCCCGCCCCGCAGCGCAAGCAGGGCGTAACCCTCGATCAGGGCCCCGAGCCGCGTACGACCACCCGCAAGACCCCCGCGCGTGAGGCGTCGGCCACCAAGGCCGCCTCCGGGCGCAGCGTCGCCAGCCGCGACGGATCCTCGCAGTCTCAGAAGGATCGGCCCGCCAAGGAGCCGGTGGCCAAGCCTGCGGCGTCGGCGCCCGCGGCCACCGAGGACGAGACCAAGGTGTTGCGCGGACCGGCCGCCGCCATCGCCAAGAACATGGCGGCGTCGCTGCAGATCCCCACGGCCACCAGTGTTCGCGCCGTTCCGGCCAAGATGATGATCGACAACCGCATCGTCATCAACAACCACCTCGCCCGCACCCGCGGCGGCAAGATCAGCTTCACCCACATCCTCGGCTACGCGATCGTGCAGGCGATCAAGTCGTTCCCGAACATGAATCGGCATTTCGCCGAGGTCGACGGCAAGCCGAACGTCGTCACCCCCGCCCACACCAACCTCGGCCTGGCCATCGACCTCGTCGGTAAGGACGGCAACCGCACTCTGGTGGTCGCCGCCATCAAGAAGTGCGAGACGATGGGTTTCGCCGAGTTCTACACCGGTTACCAAGACATCGTCCGGCGTGCCCGTGACGGCAAGCTGGGTGCGGAAGACTTTGCGGGCGTGACGGTTTCGCTCACCAACCCCGGCACCATCGGTACCGTGCACTCGGTGCCGCGGCTGATGAAGGGCCAAGGCGCGATCATCGGCGCCGGCGCGATGGAGTACCCCGCGGAGTTCCAGGGCGCCAGTGACGAACAGATCGCCGAACTCGGCGTCGGCAAGCTGATGACGCTGACCTCCACCTACGATCACCGCATCATCCAGGGTGCGGAGTCCGGCGATTTCCTGCGCCGCATCCACGAACTACTCCTCGACGACGCGTTCTACGACGAGATCTTCACCGCCTTCCACATCCCCTACGAGCCGATCCGGTGGCGTCGGGACATCCCGGCGGGTGCGGTCGACAAGAACACCCGTGTGCTCGAGCTGATCGCGGCATATCGCAACCGCGGCCATCTGATGGCCGACATCGACCCGTTGATGATGGACAGCGATGCGCGCACCAGTCATCCCGACCTCGACATCCTCACCTACGGTCTGACGCTGTGGGACCTCGACCGCACGTTCAACGTCGGCGGCTTCCACGGGCAGCAGAAGATGAAGTTGCGCGATGTGCTCTCGATCCTGCGCGACGCCTACTGCCGCCACGTCGGTGTCGAATACACCCACATCCTCGAACCCGATCAGCAGCGCTGGTTGCAGGAGCGGGTCGAGATCAAACACGTCAAGCCCCCGGTGGCCGAGCAGAAGTACATCCTGTCCAAGCTCAATGCCGCCGAGGCATTCGAGACGTTCCTGCAGACCAAGTACGTCGGACAGAAGCGCTTCTCGCTCGAGGGCGCGGAGTCGGTGATCCCCATGATGGACGCGGTGATCGACCAGAGCGCCGAGCACGGCCTCGGCGAGGTCGTCATCGGCATGCCGCACCGCGGTCGCCTCAATGTGCTGGCCAACATCGTCGGCAAGCCCTACTCGAAGATCTTCACCGAGTTCGAGGGCAATCTCAATCCGTCGCAGGCCCATGGCTCCGGCGATGTGAAGTACCACCTCGGCGCCGAGGGCAAGTACTACCAGATGTTCGGAGACAACGAGATCAACGTCTCGCTGACGGCCAACCCGAGTCATCTCGAGGCGGTCGACCCGGTACTCGAGGGTCTCGTCCGCGCCAAGCAGGATCTGCTCGACGAGGACCAGCAGTTCTCGATCCTGCCGCTGATGCTGCACGGCGACGCCGCATTCGCCGGGCAGGGCGTCGTGCCCGAGACACTGAACCTGGCGATGCTGCCCGGCTACCGCACCGGCGGCACCGTGCACATCGTGGTCAACAATCAGGTGGGCTTCACCACCGCGCCCGAGCACTCACGGTCCTCGGAGTACTGCACCGACGTCGCGAAGATGATCGGTGCACCGATCTTCCACGTCAACGGCGACGACCCGGAGGCCTGCGTGTGGGCCGCCAAGCTGGCCGTGGACTACCGCGAGACCTACCACAAGGACGTGGTGATCGACCTCGTCTGCTTCCGTCGTCGCGGCCACAACGAGGGCGACGACCCGTCGATGACCCAGCCGGCCATGTACGACGTGATCGATACCAAGCGCGGCGTCCGCAAGTCCTACACCGAGGCCCTCATCGGTCGTGGTGACATCTCCACCAAGGAGGCCGAGGACGCCCTGCGCGACTACCAGGGCCAGCTGGAGCGGGTGTTCAACGAGGTCAAGGAACTCGAGAAGTTCCGTCCCGAACCTTCGGAGTCGGTCGAGGACGATCAGCCGCTGCCGCAGAAACTGGTGACCGCCGTCGACAAGTCGGTGCTCGCCGAGATCGGTGATGCGTTCTTCAACGTGCCCGAGGGCTTCGATCCGCATCCGCGCGTCAAGCCGGTGCTCAAGCGTCGTCACGAGATGTCCACCGAGGGCGGCATCGACTGGGCGTTCGCGGAGTTGCTCGCCTTCGGCTCGCTGGTCATCGAGGGCCGTACCGTGCGCCTGTCCGGCCAGGACTCGCGTCGCGGCACCTTCACCCAGCGCCACTCGGTGCTGATCGACCGGGAGAACGGCTCGGAGTACACCCCGCTGAACCATCTGACGCCGCGCGACGGAGACTCGCTCGGCCGTTTCATGGTCTACGACTCACCGTTGTCCGAGTTCGCGGTCGTGGGCTTCGAGTACGGCTACTCGGTGGGCAACCCGGACGCATTGGTCCTGTGGGAGGCGCAGTTCGGCGACTTCGTCAACGGCGCGCAGTCGATCATCGACGAGTTCATCAGCTCCGGCGAGGCCAAGTGGGGCCAACGCTCCGATGTGGTGCTGCTGCTCCCCCACGGTCACGAGGGTCAGGGCCCCGACCACACCTCGGGTCGTATCGAGCGCTTCCTACAGCTGTGCGCCGAGGGATCGATGACCGTGGCGCTGCCGTCGACGCCGGCAAGCTACTTCCACCTGCTGCGTCGGCACGTCCTCGACGGCATCAGCCGCCCGCTGATCGTGTTCACCCCGAAGTCGATGCTGCGCAACAAGGCCGCGGTGTCGCCGGTCGAGGATTTCACCGAGGACAAGTTCCGCTCGGTGATCGACGATCCACACTTCGCCGCGAAGGGCTCCGACGCCGATCGCGACAAGGTCAAGCGCGTGCTGCTGGTCAGCGGCAAGCTCTATTACGAGCTCGCCGCACGCCGCGAGAAGGACGAGCGCGACGACATCGCGATCGTGCGCGTCGAGCAGCTCTACCCGGTGCCGCATCGCCGGCTGCGCGACACCCTTGAGCGCTACCCGAACGCCGAGGACTTCGCCTGGGTGCAGGAGGAGCCGGCCAACCAGGGACCGTGGCCGTTCCTGGGTCTGTGGTTGCCCGAGTTGCTGCCGGACCTGCTCAAGGGTCTGCGCCGGCTGTCGCGGCGTCCGATGTCGGCGCCGTCGTCGGGATCGAGCAAGGTTCACGCCGTCGAACAGGCCGAGATCATCGACGGGGCTTTCGCCTGA